The nucleotide window AACCTTATACAACTTTACCAATAATATCCCATTtctcatctttctctctctctcccattCAGCTCGTCTCTTTCTTCATCCCGTTCAGCCcgtctttttctccatctttcccgtTGAAATTGGCCTGACGATGAGAATCAATACCTCCGTTCCATCCTCCCCAAAGGCCTTCTGATCAGCCTCGACTTCCCCAACTGGCACGCTGCCTCCTCGCGACAACTCCATTTGAATCCACCTTCGGCTTCAAGTTTCCCCCGGACCTTTGCTCCATCCTCTCCGAAGGCCTACCGATCGGCCCCAGTTTTCCCAACCGGCGCTCTGCCTCCCCGCAGCAACTCTAGATACTCCTAAACCTCCCCATCTCCGGCCTCCACGAAATctccaaagacctcctctccatcCTCTTCGAAGGCCTTCCGATCGGTCCCGGCTTCCCCAACTGGTGTGTCGCCTCCCCGCAGCAACTTTAGGTACTCCTAAACCTCCCCATCTCCAGCCTCCACGAAATCTCCAAAGGCTCCCTCTGGCCAAACTCTTGGGGATCTTTCTGCATGCCTGGTGTTTAATTTCAAGCTTCTCTGTTTGTTTGGATCTattgaaaaaggaaagagattggtttttgtttttgtttttttagggtGGATTCCTTTGGAGTTTGGCACTTGTTCTCTTATATTGGTTTCATGAGTTTCAGCTCTTGAGTTCTTATGTTTCTGAATTAATTATCTTAAGCTTTTGGGCATTGGATTTCTGGAATGTATGTGATTTTTGGAGAAAAGGTTTATGAATCTCCAATCAGTGTTCCAAGTTTACTGCTTTCTTATCCTGTTATCATCCCTGCAATTACTGTCTAAgtaatttctatgtttttttttgttcttggtattttttttatgcattaaCTAAATCCAGAGCTAAATGGCTAAAAGAGAATAACATCTTTCCATATCTTACATTTCAGTGTATGGTTGGTGCTTAAAATGTCAaacaatttgaatttcaagacaACCTCTGCATCTTTGTTTCTTGAATTCTTGCTCCTTCCTGGATGCAATACCTTGGATAAGGTTTATTTTACATGCTAAACAATACCTTTGAAGAATTAAAGGGCTGGTTCCTGGTTCCTCTTTAGTTTACAACAATGTGGTATCAAAATAAGACTTTTGCTTTTTTTGCTGAAATATTTTCCTACTTTGTTTTAGGTTGTAAGTTCTTTAAACAATttcaacaatttccatttcatGTAGTGATAGTATCAACAGTGTGTACAAGTTGACATTCAAGTATGGTGGATACTTCAAGGAAATTAAAGGCAATAAAAGATTGATGTATCATTtgggaaaacaaaaatcaattactATAGATGCTGATTTATACAACAAAATGAATATGGAAGAAGATCTATCTCAATTCTACAATTAGGGGTTGAATCAAATACCAATATTTTGGAGTGTGACAAGACAAAACAGTCAGAAGTCATTTGTTAAAatcaaaagagaagaagatctcACCAACATGTTTAATGAGTATAAGGACTTAAAGAAGTGTGAGATTTATGTAACATTGGTTGATGCAACACCATGTTCTATACAAGAGGGTGGGCAAAGGGCCACTAACTTAGAAGTAATGGATAGGAGATTGCTATCGAACATTGGATTACAAGTAAGGTTTGTGATTGGCTTTGACAGGAAGGTGATTTATCTGCCAAAGAGTTAAGAAGAAGGCTAAATGAAAAGTACAATGTGGATCTACTACATCATCGGGTTTGGAAGGGGAAAAAAGAATTAGTGTCTACCATACATGGTAATTGGGAGGATTCTTATATGAAGATCACAGATTTCAAAGATGAGTTGATTAGTAGGAATCATGGCATTATAGTAAAATTTGACAAAGAATCAAATGAGGGGAAATCACATTTCAAGAGGATGTTCATTTGTCTAGGACCATGCAATACAAGGTTTCTTTTAGGGTGTAACCTTTCTTGGGACTTGATGGATGCCATCTCAAAGGCAAATACAAAGGAGTAATGGCAGCAACTAGTGCTATTGATGGATGTAATCGACTCTCTCACGTTGCTTATGGAATATTAGAGTTAGAAAACATTGAGTCCTGGACATGGTTCTTGAATGGCTTATATAAGGCAATAGGTTTGCCTAATGGTTTGGTACTTGCATCTGATAGGCAGAAGTGTCTTGAGGAAGCAATTTGCTCGGTTTATCCATCTGTGGAGCATAGAACATGTGTGAGGCACAtgtacaaaatttcaaaaagaaattccATGGGGAAAGACTACACAGAAACGTTTGGCCTACTTCAAGATCATACACAGTTAGAGGTTACAATACAACTATAAAAGACATCAAATCAATTAATATCAAAGCTTATAAATGGATAGAGGACTTGGGAAAGAAAACAGAGATATGGAGTAGATCACAGTTTAGTACTGTTTGCAAATGTGATTACATCACAAATAATATATCTGAGTCATTCAATGCATGGGTTGCAGAAGCCAGGGAAAGGCCTGTTTTGGATCTTTTAGACACAATCAGACAAAAGATAATGGTGACCATGGATAAAAGAAGAATGACAACAAAATGGAAGGATGATATTGTGCCATCTGTGAAAAAATATGTACGAAACCTATCCAGAGAATTGACAGCATATGAGGTACAACGTTGTAGTGATTCAAAGGCTGAGATCTCTTATAAAGGACAAAGGTGTGAGGTTCTATTGACTAATGGAATATGCAGTTGTAAAAAGTGGCAAGTCTCTGGAATACCTTGTGTACATGCTATGGCATTCATCTTCAGTATCAGAGGTTCAAAATGAGAAGAAtatgttgatttatatttttcagtgGAGAAAACTAGGGTTGCCTACAACTTGGAGATTGCTCCTATGCCTGACATTAACCAATGGACTTGTAATGATCAATTGGATGGTTTACTTCCTCCATTGTCAAGGAGACCAGCTTGAAGACCgaagaaaaataggataagggatgcaaatgagataaagtCAGGTAGACATAAATGTGCTAGGTGTGGTGGATTTGGTCATCAAGCAAGAACTTGTAAAGAGCCAGAACATTCAATAAATCCATCAACAAGTAGCTCCCAAGGAaggtattgaaaattatataaatgttctacttgattgatttaaattgtttttaattttgtttgaagtTTTGTAATCTATGTTAAAGTTGGCCTCTTATTAATCAAATAGTTGTTTGTTGAGTTACTAATcaagtttaatttaaaattgtagGGGAAGAGGCAAGCCTAGAAAAACTCCAAGAGATAAAGAGATCTATGTTTAAGTATTGCACATTATATCAGTTAAGGCAAGCTTCTTTGCTTCTGCAACAGTCTCTTATGCTCGCTAATTGCATGGTAATAAATGATACTCATATAATCTATTTTTGTTAATGATGCAGGTTTCGTTACAAATATTGGAGCTTTATGATTGTAATAGactccattttgatatttggttgTAAACATGTTCATGTGAACATGTAAACTTTTAATGGTTAGCAAACATTTTGTGAACATGTCAATGTGTTTGTATGGTTATAAATGATgctcatataatttatttttgttaattttgcaaGTTTTGCTACAAATATTGTAGCTTTATGATTATAATAGactccattttgatatttggttgTAAACATGTTCATGTGAACATGTAAACTTTTAATGGTTAGCAAACATTTTGTGAAAATGTCGATATGTTTGTATGGTTATAAATGATGCTCATATATTCTATTTATGTTAATGTTGTTAGTAAACATTTTGTGAACATGTCGATGTATTTGTATGGTTATAAATGATGCTCATATAATCTATTTTTGGTAGTTTTGCAGGGTTGGCTACAAAATAATGGAGCTTTATGATTGTAATAGACTCCATTTTAATATTTGGTTGTAAACATGTTCATGTGAACATGTAAACTTTTAATGGTTAACAAACATTTTGTGAACATGTTGATGCGTTTGTATGGTTAGCTTTATGATTGTAATAGActctattttgataattttttaactattttaaatttcatatttttaaaggaGATATTCATAAATGGtcattttacaataaattttttttttcaaggttaTATACATGTAGATCAATATATTTAATGGTGTATTTCTCATTTaggtttttatcaaaattaaaattttggggTATATTTGGAAGTATAAATAGGATGATATAAttgcacataaaaaaaataattttttaactattttaaatttcatatttttaaagggGTATTCACAAATGGTCATTtcacaatataatttttttttcaagggtataatggtcattttctatatttgttgtttgttgacTGATGggttttcaactaatttgaatcAGTATATACGCAATTCAATTGGTTATTCGTACgcaaaaaaccctaataataatagtagGATCATGAATTAATCCAAGCCAtaaaataggattttttttttatgatataactcttcttttttatttaaatagtcaAAATAATTGCATGTAAAATTTATGCACAAGCATGGGTTTCAAAACATCACATCAAACTTGGTCATCACTTTGATAATGAGTGTTTTttcaaaatactaaaatattggcttttttttcataaacacatttctttataaaaaaatcacacaaataatatatatatatatatatataaacaatttttaagttattattaatttttaaaaagttatatttttcaacagtagtttattttggaaaattattattattattattattattattattattattattatttatacattgCCTTGGGGTTTTaagccatttttaaaaattattattattattaacataattattttttaaataatcacaaaagtcaacatttttaaatctttttaagttattattattatttatttttttaaatagtaattattattattattattattattattattatggttaaATAACTTGTTTGTAATTTAAACAACAATAATTGCACTCaagtacaaattaaaaatagtcATATATCCATCATCTTTTTTACATTACATATTTATACCCCGTGTTAAATAAGTAGTTTTATAATGTCTAATGTCTGGGTTATTTACATAAAGAGCATAAATTGTGCTTagtagaattaggatttttatccAAGTGCATACATCTACGTTTGAATTTTGGTCAGCTTACGGTGTGTCATCTTACAGATAAACTATCTTTAATCTAGAGACATGTTGTCAAAccaaatagttttaaataatttaaaccaCATAGGTTTTAACAAACATACAAGACAATTCGtattattattctaaaataaatgttgttgaaaagaaatataattttttaaaaattaattaatacttaaaatttgtttaaaaaaataaatattttatttttgtgattttttaaaagagaaaggtgttatgagaaaaaaaaaccaacatcttagtaattttttaaaagatccacTCATTACTTTGGAAATAACTAGACTTGATGTAATGTTTTGAAATctgttaaataaatttcaaatggggttattttgacaattaaatAGAACGAGAGGGTtatattgaaaaattttcattcattgctCTTTTGTTCAACTAATGTGGGACTACTTCTATAGATTGTTGTGGATCCCTGAACCACCTGATTAGATGCTCAATCTCTGGGTTTCTTGGAGGTCGTCTGTGTGA belongs to Dioscorea cayenensis subsp. rotundata cultivar TDr96_F1 chromosome 17, TDr96_F1_v2_PseudoChromosome.rev07_lg8_w22 25.fasta, whole genome shotgun sequence and includes:
- the LOC120281143 gene encoding uncharacterized protein LOC120281143, with protein sequence MAATSAIDGCNRLSHVAYGILELENIESWTWFLNGLYKAIGLPNGLVLASDRQKCLEEAICSVYPSVEHRTFRGYNTTIKDIKSINIKAYKWIEDLGKKTEIWSRSQFSTVCKCDYITNNISESFNAWVAEARERPVLDLLDTIRQKIMVTMDKRRMTTKWKDDIVPSVKKYVRNLSRELTAYEVQRCSDSKAEISYKGQRCEVLLTNGICSCKKWQVSGIPCVHAMAFIFSIRGSK